The sequence CCAACCCAGACTTGGCGGACGACATCCGCACCATGCTCAAGGCGTACGCATCAAATGCGGAGCTGGTCAGCTTCCTCATGAGGATGGTTTGGTTGGGACGCCTCTTTGCGCTCAAGGGTGAAGCGAAGGCTTTGGCGCTGTCCTCCACCACTCCTAAATATGCACGCGAGGCCGCCATACGAGCTCTTCGCGCCGTTGGTACGACCGAAGATCTCGATGACCTGCGTAAGAGGTTCGCGAGCGAAGCAGTCGTGTTAAATCGCGACTGGCTGAGCGAGATCGTCACTGCATCTGCCCCGACACCGGAAATAACAGCGTGGCTTCTTGAGGCGTTGGCTAGAGCGGCGCCGAAGAAGCGATTTACGGTCGATTCACTGACGGACGGGGTAGCGACCTTTATGAAAGCAACACCAATAGAGCTGTTGCCGAAACTCGCGGAGGGGCTGAGCCATTTGTTGGAAGAGCCGTCTTTCATCGAAAGGGGCTTCTGCGACGTCTCGAAAAGCAAGTCTTGGCTAATTACTCCTGCTTCAATCGCAGTGGAGAGACTCATCCGAGCGCGGCGACCTGAGGCCATTCAGGAGCCTGCTCTCGGCATCCTTCATAAGCTCAAAGCCGCCAAAAACTGGGATGACGACGTTCGAGATGTAAAAGCCGAGTTCGGCAAGTTGGTGCCTGCTTGGGCCGAGCTTAATCGTGCAGCGTTTTGGTACGATGTACAAGCGACGCGCAAAAGCGCGTTCTACGTCAAGCAAAAGCATCGATTGATAAGTTTTTGGCAGGCGTCTGGGCTCGGTTATTGGGACTTCGGCGTCGAAGACTTCGCCTACGCGGCAGACGCGATTCGCGCATCAAATCATGAAGACGACAAGCAGGTCGCCCTGACCCTTGCATTCGATATTTACGCCAAAGGTAATCGCCCGCCCGCGTGGCTGGATCGGCTTCGCGAGCTCGTAAATGGCAACGCCGTACTGGAAGAGCGACTCGAAAATTTACTCAATCCGCCGGTAACCGAGCATGAGCGGGAAGAGAAGAAGTGGAAGAAACGCGCGGCCGCGAGGGAGAAGCGGGAGCGCGACAACCGCAAAAAGTCCAAGGATTTTATCCTCGCAAATATTGAGCTTGTTCGCGCGCCCGAGCTGAAAGATCCGACTGCCATCTCAAGCGCCCAATGGCACCTGCACGAGCGCCTCCGCGAGAAGGCCGAAAGGGCCAATCGATGGACAGTGGGGCTTTGGCGAGAACTGGTCCCTGACTTCGGTGAAGAGGTGGCGCAGGCGTACCGCGAAGGCGTTACAAATTATTGGCGCAAGTACCGGCCGATACTCCGCTCTGAGGGAGCTCCGACGAATTCCACGCCGATTTTTGTCATATTCGGCCTCGCCGGCCTCGACATCGAAGCGGCCGAAACCCCCAATTGGCCGTCCAGTCTGTCAAAGGAGGAAGTGCTGCTCGCTTGCCGCTATGCCTCCCATGAGTTGAACGGCTTCCCTCCTTGGTTTCCCAAGCTGTTCGCGATCTATCCGGATATCGTGAGCGAGTTTCTTCTCAGCGAAATCAGGAGTGAACTCTCATCCGAGAAGCCCGACGAAGACTCCAACTACCTACTGAGCGACCTCAGTTCGTCTGGGCAATGGGCCTGGCACCGAATTGCTCCTGCGATGCTGGATCTACTGCAAACGACCAATGTTGCGAATAAGTTCAATTTGGGAAGGCTCTTGACCATTGTCCAGGGGAGTAGCTCGATCTCAGATGAGGACCTAGCAACGCTCGCCCGATGCAAGGTCCTATGCTCAGTAACTGCTGAAGAAACCGCGACATGGTTCGCGGTTTGGGCGGGCGTGGACCCAGAGCAAGCCATCCCGCATATAACCGCCCACCTATCGACTATGGCGGATTCAGTAGATCAGACAAAGTTTGCAATGAACTTAGTGACCAGACTGCTAGGTGGAAGACGGTCGACGACCAACGGCCCGCGTCAAGGCTTCGGTACACCCAAGCATCTGAAGGACCTTTTCTTGTTGATGCAAACCTATGTGCGCGAAGACGAGGATATCAACCGGTCAGGGACCGGCGTTTACTCGCCGGGATTGCGAGACAACGCGCAAGACGCGCGAAACGCACTCTTTAATCTGCTCAAACAAATTCCGGGCAAAGAAGCGTTTGTCGCGTTATCTGAAATTGCAACGCAGCATCCAAAAGCAGAATCGCGACCATGGCTCGCATCTTTCGCGCGCGGCAAGGCAGAACAGGATGCAGACCTGGCTCCGTGGTTGCCAACACAAGTACGCGACTTCCATCAACATCTGGATCGCACGCCAACGAACCATCGCGAGCTTGCTGACATAGCTGTACTGCGTCTCTTAGACCTTCAGGATGACCTAGAGAATGGCGATGATAGCGTAGCAAGGGTTCTTCAGCGGGTCGAGGAGGAAACGGAGATGCGCAACTACCTTGCGCATGAACTCCGCGAAAAAGCCCGAGGAAGATACACAATCACGCAAGAGGAAGAACTGGCCGACTCTAAACGTCCAGACGTCCGGTTTCATGGAGCTGGGTTTGACGCTTCGGTGCCGTCTGAACTGAAATTGGCGGAACGCTGGACGGGGCCTCAGTTATTTGAACGATTGGAAGGTCAGCTGTCAGGCGACTACTTGCGTGATAATCGTTCAGCGCGCGGCATCTTCCTGCTGGTAAACCGCACGAAAGGTCGGCGGTGGCAACTTCCGTCTGGAGAACGGGTAGATTTTGATGAGTTGCTCCAGTCACTGCGGAACCACTGGAATTCGATTACTGGCGAGCATCCCCGTGTAGAGGACATCACGGTCGTCGGCATCGACCTTTCAAAACGATTTGGATGAGGGAATGCGAATGACGCAAGACTATGAAAACACAGTCAGTGTTGCGGACGCCTTGTATTCACACACGCGAATCAAGATGCCTTAGGGGCTCACCGTTATCGGCTATTGAATAGCTAGAAGCGATGCCGCGGGCATCCTAATACTTCCCGGTTCTCTTAAAGTTGGCGCAAACGTCCAGCATTGATCGCCTGTCGAAAGACCGCACTGGCCCGCCACCGATTGATTTGGATACAAGGACCGCAAGATCTCCGATGAAACTATCGAGATTCCCTCCATCCGGAGTCTTGTCATCCTGATAAATTGATATCCGCTCTTGCGCCGGCCCGAACTCGATTTGTATCGTTTGGGAGGTCACTAGCTTGAGTAGCTCATCCCGGTTGCCCGCCGTAAGTTCGACGTAGATCTCCTTTTTTCAATATTCTGCTGGCGTTGTGAAGGTTTGGTTATCCGTGGCTACCCGCAACTCCAATCGCGAGATCCAGGCGGCTTCGTCGATTGTTTTCAGTGCCATCCATTCGTGATACAGACCGTAAGTGATCCAGATAGTTGGTATTTCGCTGACAGGCGAAATTCATGATGTTCTTGATCTTGCCCCCTCTTATCCGTGCTGTGATTGCTTCTGAACGGCCAGGGTAGCCAATATTATCACCCCCGTGCAGGTGATCTCGACCTTAATGTTGGTTGGATCTAACGCATGCGACACCGCGGTGCGGATCGCATAGGATCCGGGTGGAAGGATTCGAAAATAGATCTATCGGTATGAGCGACTGCGCGCTTCAGCCCAGGACGTAATTATCGATGGTTTCTGCGCATCTGCCTGCACGATTGTCTTGGCAACCTTGCCCTCACACAGGATCTGCGTCACTTCACGCCGCATGATATTTTTGATGTATCCCACCCCTGCGTCGATGATCGCACAAAGCGGCGGATTAGCGCGCCGAACGATCTTTCTGAGTGGAAGCCTACTACAGGCCATGTATCGCTTGTGCCCGGTCTAGATCGTGGGCTGGCTCCGGTCAGAGACATCGAAAGCCCTAGGCAATCGGGCGGGCTTACCTACCGGTGCCTTGTGCGATGCGCTCGCGCTTAGCAGCAGAAACAGGGCGCGCTCCGCCTTGTACCTTGCGGCCGCGCGACTGCACTCTGAGCCGGACATCACAACTTCGCCAGTAGAGCTGCTCACGGCCCACTTCCAACGACCGCGTCCGCGTGGCTTCAACAAGATGTCGTACTCGGCGTAGCAATCCTTATCGATCTCAAAGCTCATGCTGCGATCCTCCTGCTGAGGGGCAAGGTGAGAGCGATGGGAAAGACCTCCGATGTCAACGCTTCTAGAGCTGATTTCTCCTCCGATATGCGCCGCTCGATGAATTGCCGCTCTAGTTCTGACAGCTGGGTCTCCAGCAGGTTGCGGTAGCGACGTATGTTGTCGCGGTGTACACGGATGCGGGCGAGGTTCTCATCGAGCATCTCCGTGACTGTAACGGGATGCATGATAGCGTTGAGATCGACAGCGTGGTCGTGAAGAGCGGTCGTCAGCCGCATAGCTTCCTCCATTTTCAAGACGAGTTGAGGGCTAGCCGCGCGGGAAGACCCGCGCGGCTTGAACGCTGTTCTGCAGGATGGCCTTAGGCCGCCTTGGAATCGATTTGCGTCACGTTCCTTGGCTCGGAGCCGTTGATTGCAATCTGACGCGGCTTCATCGCTTCGGGGATCTCGCGCTGTAGGCTGATGACGAGCAAGCCGTTCTCGAAGTTGGCGCCCTTGACCTCAACGTGGTCGGCGAGCGTGAACTGGCGCTTGAAATTGCGGGTCGAGATGCCGCGATGCAAGAAAGTCTTACCCTCCTTCTCGCTCTTGTGTCCTTCCAGCGTCAGGACGTTTTGCTCGACCGTCAGGGCGAGCTCGTCAGGGCTAAAACCGGCGAGTGCGACCGAGATTTGGAAGCGGTGTTCGTCGAGACGCTCGATGTTGTACGGGGGATAGGTCTCCTCGCCGGCACGCTGGGCGGCTTCGGCGAGATCAAAGACGCGGTCAAAGCCGATGGCCGACCGGAAGAGGGGCGAAAAATCAACAGTGCGCATAGCCAGATCCTCCACGGAGCAAAATGGTTACGAGCGGCACCGGACACGACCGGTGCCCGTCTCAGTCGCGGGACCCAAACGGCATCCCGATCGCCTTGCAACGACGCCGAAGGAAATTGGAAGCCAGGGAGCAGTTTCAAGACGTGTGGACAAAATTTTTTCGCCCGGAAGCGCAATGGTTAATCGGCTCTCCAGCTCGCCGAACCTTTTTTCCGACGAGTCTCACTCGGTCCGACTCGACATTTGTTCTCATTATGTTCTAATTGCCATCATGACCGATCGACCCGCGAGTTGGCGCATGCCCAGCCCAAAACAGATGGAAAAGCTAGCCGCATCAATAAGTAGAGCGCCCGCGAGGGAGGGTCCGCTCGCACCCGACGACATGCCCGAAGAATATTGGCGCGCCCTCCTCGACGATGCCCATGTCCACACTGCTGATGCCGGACGTTCGAGGCCGAGCCTCCGCCTCAGCGAGATCCCGGAGCACGTTCTCCGCGTCTCCTGCCGCAGATGCGAGCGCATTGTCGAGATCCAGAAGGCCGATGCCGTCCGCCTGTACGGGCAGCACGCCATCTGGAAGGAGGTCGGCCAACGGCTGCTGAACAACACCTGCCTAAATCGGACTGGCCGGTATGAGGAGGATGGCTGCTGGCCGTCCTTCGAGCCTGTCTGATTGACAGTTCGCGTCCCGTATGGCTCGAAGCATCACCGACGCCGCTCTCCGGTGGAGACGGAAAGGCTTTGGGCAAGGAGCTTGGCAGGGCAAGCGCATGACCACCATCTTGGCGGCGCAGCCCCCAGCGGCCAGCGCCTAAGGCGAAGCGTTTATCAGAGAGGCCAATCGCCCTCTGTGCGAGAGCTGGCACGAGTGCATGTGGGCAAACGAGGAGCCAACTGATCCCTCGCCTACGGCCGATCAGGCAACAGGCGACCCGCCCGTTTGCGTGTCCGCCCTGGAGCAGATCGGCACGTCATCCGAACCATGTCCGGCGCCGCGGGATGCAGTTTCATTCCATTCTGAGAAATGAAAAATCTGACAACGAAACTTACCCGATGAGGGTGACGTCCACTGGATTGCTGGGGATTTGAGGAGGATTTGCTGTTCGCGTCGCGCTCTAGTTGAGGTGACCCTTACCGCGCGATTAGCCGCGCGCCGTGATAGATTGGCTCCAATAGCTCGTCAAATTGCCAAGGCGTGTAAACTCGATCCAGCGTTTGGCGATCCCAGATTATGACACCCGCGGCGCCCAAATCTATCAACCAATTCGCTCGAAGTACTGCTCCCTGAGCTGTCTCTCGATACTCGACGGCCGCACGTCCATTCAATTCAGAATAGATTTTGTATCGCATGGTCACTTCGCCGTTCGAATCAAGATCCGCCTGAGCGGATCAAAGTACTCGCAGCCAACAAACCAATAGATCTGCCCCTGATTAGCGCACCGTGTCGCCGTCGACGCGAAAACCGAATGGGCGAGGCTCGGCGAGGTTGGGACATGCGCGCCGGGAGAATGGGCCGTCAACTCTTCGAAGGCTATCCCGCTCGTTCTGCTTACTCGACCTTGCTGTCTGCGGAACCGCAACAGACGAGCGTACACTGCTTGGCGCGAACAGTCCAAGTGAGCGCCATCTCATCAGCGGTTGAACCCTGGTCGATGAGAGCGAGTAAGCGAGCCTCCTCTTGATCGATCACTTGTCATTCGCGATGCCTATCGACGGTTCGGTAATCGACGCCGGCAGTTACGGGCGGGGCGGCGTTGTCACCTGAGAGTGCTACGTCAATGCGAGCCGATCTCTCTACTCGACCGGATGCCGGCGAGCGGCTGGGTTCAGGCATGCGATTTCCGCCCACCATCCATCGCGGCCAAGCGGGCGTAGCCACTCTTTAAAGCCGGCAAGAACCAATCGGGTGAGTCCTCATGATCCACACCTGGGAATAATAGCCCGAGAGGGTTTACGAAAAGTTGCGCTACGTCTCGCAGCCGCGCATCCAGCGGTCCGCGCATCAGCGTGAATCAGACAGCCACTGTATTAGGAGATCGGCCCCTCGTGCGACGGCTCAACCACACGTCAATGATAGCGCGGCGGCAGGTCTTTAGGATGAAATCTTTTCCTCATCGTCCAATCGTGGATAATCGGCCGCAACACATAAGGGTCAGCCCCCTCCGAAATGGTTTCTATCGAGTTGCCTCCGACGATTTCGCATCTGTCCGCAATACCATGTTGGTGAAGGACTTCGAGCGCGTTGCCAACAACGTGCGGCTGATCGAACAGCGTTCCGCGCAGGCCCTTGTTTGCGGCGACTCTCCTTCACCGACGCAGATGGGCTCCGGTTGACCTCGCTGCGGATGGGAGCCGGCGCGCTGGCTGCGTGTGCTTCGAATTTCGCCGCGGGATGTTGAGTTGGGCGGTAAAGGGAATGCCGAAGTCAGGCTGAGGGACATCATTTGATAACGCCGCGCATAAGGCGCGGCAAAAAACGGGATGTGTAAGAGTGTTGGTCGTCATTCGTGTTGCTAGAGCCGTTACGGCAAGACACTTTGCTTCGTAATTACGATACC comes from Bradyrhizobium sp. CCGE-LA001 and encodes:
- a CDS encoding Hsp20 family protein; this translates as MRTVDFSPLFRSAIGFDRVFDLAEAAQRAGEETYPPYNIERLDEHRFQISVALAGFSPDELALTVEQNVLTLEGHKSEKEGKTFLHRGISTRNFKRQFTLADHVEVKGANFENGLLVISLQREIPEAMKPRQIAINGSEPRNVTQIDSKAA
- a CDS encoding methyltransferase, giving the protein MRGTLFDQPHVVGNALEVLHQHGIADRCEIVGGNSIETISEGADPYVLRPIIHDWTMRKRFHPKDLPPRYH